The following are from one region of the Entelurus aequoreus isolate RoL-2023_Sb linkage group LG17, RoL_Eaeq_v1.1, whole genome shotgun sequence genome:
- the LOC133632444 gene encoding zinc finger protein 263-like — translation MDDYCYAKMATSTKREHDRESAPPTSSKSPTEIKTKHEDVQQLIVHPEEQLQRRNPTRKQEAKQLLHIEEEEETWITQEGECLLGREEVDLTKLPLSILSVKTEEKPQVDNALGPLSDSEAEDEVQKPLSGKRDCKRLLQPKAGTSTLKQEALQAPNFKKEEEELWITQEGECLVRSEKAVLAKLPLTVVSVKTEDDEEKPQGDNLLAPLSNSEAEDEVKEPLSSDTDCERDMRTHTDFECSKKKSSKKLLSCSVCHKSFKKKSNLTQHMRTHTGEKPFDCSVCGKGFCQKSNLTEHKRTHTGEKTLIVQFVVKAFLERAV, via the exons atggacgactactgctatgctaagatggcgacgtccactaaaagagaacatgacagagaatcagcgccaccaacttccagcaaatcaccaacggagataaagacgaaacatgaag atgtCCAGCAGCTTATTGTTCATCCAGAAGAACAGCTGCAGAGGCGGAACCCCACCCGGAAGCAGGAGGCTAAGCAGCTCCTCCACATTGAAGAGGAGGAGGAAacctggatcactcaggagggagagtgtcttctaggacgagaggaagttgatctcaccaagttgccactgagtattctctctgtgaagactgaagagaaaccacaagtagacaacgcCTTAggtccactatcagatagtgaggctgaagacgaggttcaAAAACCTTTGAGCGGCAAAAGAGACTGTAAACGTCTCCTTCAGCCGAAGGCGGGGacctccactttgaagcaggaggctTTACAGGCCCCTaattttaaaaaggaagaggaggaactctggataactcaggagggagagtgtcttgtaAGGTCAGAGAAAGCAGTACTCgccaagttgccactgactgttgtctcagtgaagactgaagatgatgaagagaaaccacaaggagacaacctcttagctccactatcaaatagtgaggctgaagatgaGGTtaaagaacctttgagcagcgatacggaCTGTGAacgtgatatgaggactcacactgacttTGAATGCTCTAAAAAGAAGAGCAGTAAAAAActtttgagctgctcagtttgtcaTAAAAGTTTCAAGAAAAAGAGCAATTTGACTCAacatatgagaacacacacaggggaAAAGCCATttgactgttcagtttgtggtaaaggcTTTTGCCAAAAGAGCAATTTGACTGAACACAagagaacacacaccggagaaaaaacattaattgttcagtttgtagtaaaagcttttctcgaaagagcagtttga